Within the Populus trichocarpa isolate Nisqually-1 chromosome 14, P.trichocarpa_v4.1, whole genome shotgun sequence genome, the region ttcttttgttaatttgacttttcttttcaattttcccTTTAATTCAAAATGTTAGGTTTCCatctcattttatttgaaattagatCCTTATtcccttaattgattttttttcattttatataattgatttttattattattcgacatttattttattgggagcTGGTCTTTGGTGTTTCTATCATTTCCTAtgggtttttattattattgttattaagtTGGATTACGGACAATCcagtcttttatattttaaaaaattattttcagaaaaaaattgttggttTGTGTTACACACGTGCCAATATATGAGGTGGCTCCACACTCTTTCAGAGACATGTGAGCCATTGTTCGGTGGAGGAATGTCAACTTTTCTTATGGCGTTGGAAGCTATGAAGCACCCCTTTCCACTTTTGTTATGGAGTTGGAAGCTATGCACCACCCCTTTCCACTTGGTTGTCATGGTGATAGTTGGTCATCGGCcacctcttctctctctctctcccctccccCCTGAATTCCATGCTAGCcgttaaataaatcaagtttattttcttattttgtaaCATTTCAGGTTTGgtcctcaatgttttgatttctaagtttaatttttagccattttatcaattttaatttgtttttaattttatcatttgatccataatgttgattttttttttatttttacatatttagtCTTCAttctcattctcttgatttttatttttaataaaatctttttattttataaaagaaagttaaaataacatcattttgaaaaaaacaaaggaaaatagTTAATGAGTTTTGATTGGGTTAACCACGTAAATGGTCAACCCaggtttatttatcattttacactAGGTTAATTCTCctcaaatttcttttgaaacctCGCCCGGCCTAAGCCCTAGGTCATCCATGTCATAGGTCAAACCACCAAGAcgaatcgagttttaaaatgatttcttttttagatGAAGTGCTTCTAATTTAGTCACTAGCTagagtcatgagtttgaaaaataaacttcgTTATTTTCTTTGGTTCCCATTCGATCAAGTTATCCTCATCTCATGATCTAGATAGGAGGTTTAGGTGGGTtgcccaagttttttttttaggttgctcttcttttcatttcttttttttttaattctttttcaactttatccttcaaaattctgttcttttttaaattaagcttcatatttttttgttttttttccttctattggGTTATTTCATTCACATGACCTCACTCGCGAGTTTTGGCGACCTCACTCAGATTTGCGGGTTCTTTGTTTTTAAgacttctttttattctctgatttttttatttcatctttctacATTTGAATTATTGAGGATTAGCAATcgttatttttctaattttctttctgTGATGTTAATtgttggatttttctttctttctttatagtACACTGATAGCAGTTGGGCATTGTTTTTTcgtacattttaaaaaatttgatctgATCCACTGCAAAGCATAATCCATCTATCTAATACATAAATTATATGATAGTCTAGAATATTGATATCAATAAAATGTCAACGTCCAATCAAAAGTTGTCAACCCTTTAcatgctgattttttttgttagaaacaTCATATATGCTAGCAACATGCTTAGCCTTCCTAGAAATGAAACTAATTTTAGCACTACATTAAGGTCCATATGTAATAACTCTTATAGTTGTAAGGACTAGACAATCACCAGCAACATATGCGTTGGTTTCTCTACTAGAAAAACTTTTGCACATCTGCTTCACAACTTTTATTTGTAGTCGAAGAACATTGACTTTAACCctataaattcaagaattctCCTTATGCATATGTGAGGCGCATCTTCTGCGGCATGCTTCATTAAAAATCACCTCCAACTTATTAATGATGACACTATTGATGACTTTATCACTATCATTATTGTCATTGTTTATGGTATTATTATCCActtaatcatcataaaaaacaaacatcataAATTGATGGAGAATATCGATCTACATCTATTTCACCATAAATAGGATCACCAACATCTCTATGATACTCATTACGATCAAGAAGTTATCTCATGTACTCATACCTCTAAAATTGGCTATGAATCTATGATCACTCTTCTCGCGATCCTCTAATTTCTCTTCTCCATATATACCAATTGACTGGATAATTATTTAACTTGCCTCTATGATTTTATCATCACTAATTGATTGGTTAGTTTTATAATCCGTCTTTGTATACCTTCTATCAACAACTCTTGAACATCTCTTACAAGAAGGAGAACCTCCTTAACCCCTCTTTCAAGAGCATGTTCTATTATACGATTATCtcttataattatggttattcAAGAGCACATAACAACTAACCACTAAGAATCTTTGGACTCCGATACAATCGACGTAGAcagaaacaacacaaaatttTGCTTATTAGGGTCAATATACAAAAACTCTAATTCAATATTTCATAACTCAATATTGTTTCTAatcaaaactcaatattaaagatCTTTTAGGATGCTTATATACTAGGAAAAGACCCTAAACAAAActgaagaaataataaaagagttctatacaaaatgaaaaaaaaaaatcctaaatcaatTAGGAATATTAAACAAATTTCAAACAATAACTTATAAACTTTATTTGAAAGCCTTTACGACTttgtaacaataaaattttaccTTTAAAGAAAACATATCTTTTAGaatctattataaatattttagctCAATCAAATTATTGTAACAAGATTTAtacatattaatataaaactacacgttagaaaaaaaaatcttacatcATAACCCCATTTTTAATATGctcattaatcatattttaaaacaaattgtaatagatttttttttaatggagctTTTGTCTTCCTTTGAAAAATGGGTTttaaagttgataaaaaaaaaaagaggatataTACAATCACATCAATGGCTTAAAGGAGGAAAGAACGGGCTGGAAAGAAGAAGACTGATaggaatgaatttttattttttatttttattttttttgccttcCATACGTTTCGCATCTTTGTTTCTCCATTGCTCGAATATATATCAACATgaattacataataaaataatgttgttcaCGTTTCATTGTTTCTTTGTAGTCCCCCACAATGCAGACCAAACTTATCTAGTCTTTCATGGACTTGTACCCGAATAATTTAATCTACGAAAGCTACCCTCCCAGCTCCCCCTCCGTTGTCTGTTAATGTAATTAAACATTATTAGGTAATTTACGAGTATTAATTTTTCGTTCGCATAGAAATAGAATTTATTATGATAACTTTTCATGTATTAATTTCACtatataattaatatctaaCAATACCTCTAAAATCCAAAAGAACATGGGATCCATTGAGTAACGAAATGGCTGGCAAAACCCTGTTGTTTCCCACACAAATTAAATGAtctttgtaatatatatatatatatcgattaagctcatattataaataaataaaactatattttggaCATTTCAAAGCAATCATACAATTCAGTCTCTAAAGTCCATTTCTGTTTAGTTTTGGTCACTAGCTAATTCTCAGCGACACAACTGACTAGTTACAATTGGTCGGAAATCATCAACTAATGCATTCATAGATGATCAGCACAACTTCTTTCAAGATAACTTGGACAAGATGCATGAGACTAAGCTGTGATTGacgtttatatataaatgtttagGTTCGATGAAAATTACCTTAAATAAAGGAAATCATCAACTAATGCATTCATAGATAATGATCAGCACAACTTCTTTCAAGACAACTTGGACAAGATGCATGAGACTAAGCTGTGATTGACGTTGAAACAAGGAAAAGGAGCATGACGTTTATATATAAACGTTTAGGTTCGATGAAACTACCTTAAATAAAGGAAATCCTTGTTTCATATATAAGAAGCAAAATTCAAATAGATTTCGGAATCCTACTAATTAAGcaaaattattaacttattttCAGATTCAATCCTCGATTGTGTTTCTTTTCACGTGTTCTACTACAACTTGGGCTTTCCAATTTAAGGAAAAGGGCTAAAACATGCGCTGTGATTTGTAATGAGACTGATCAACAAGAAACAGAGAAAGGATCGTCAAGTTGCAAGTGCAAGGTCAAATATAATTCTCTAATGATCCTATTTGAGACGTAATTCTTAAATTCTTGATAATAAATTCTTAGTGATTTAGCGTGATAACATTGGATATATACTTAACAAATAGCTCATCTTCATGAAATATGTGCTTTAAGCACTAATTAAATTCACAATTGATTTATACACGTACGTGGACAATTTATCCATGCCCCAAGCTAACATCATGGATGCATGATCGATAATTTTTAGGAAAGGTTTTTGTGAATAATGGAGAGCCTTTTTAGGCTTCATTCCCTTCCTCTTTATTAAACTATCTCCCTCTAAATTGGAGAGGTGATGGAGCGGGGGGGAACTTGAAAAATCTTCAACTCCAATTTACAATTACacctttgttatttatttataaattagtcCAAGGACATAAATATAAACTAATATCAAAATCtcttattttgcattttttttcaataaaaaatataattgtcttCCAAGCAATATTGGGATTGTTTGTTGAGTTACTTAATTCATGGGATAATCCACAAAAATGAGTGGCTAAGATTTGCTTTCAATTTGTATACGAGAAGCGCTTAAAGGGAAGGAGCTAGGCAATTTCCAAGACATATCAAGCATCCATGTTTGAAATGTCTTTCCTTAATGGGagcaaaaagaaaagtttaagCCGTTCtgtattcaataaataaataaataaataaataaaggagtAAAGCATGGAAGGTGGTGAAGAAGGCACGTTgattttttgggtaaaaatcAGAAAGAAAGTGATCAGGCACCAAAGTGGGTCCAATTCCACTATTAGAGGAGTGATGGCTGAACAAGGAAACCGAACATTcattatcaaaactaaaaaacatgtATTACATTACTCTTCCATTTACCTTCGTTAGTAATTTTCTCTCTTTGGCCCCACCCCCACTTCACTAATCTTCCTTGCACCCCTATAAATACCACCACACCTTGGTATCCGAAAGAAGCAAGAAAGAACTAATTAAGCTTTTACTTTGGAGAGAAGCTGCAGAGTGAGTAGAAGAGAGATGGAGTTCCCAGTGATTAGCATGGAGAAGCTAAATGGCGAGGAGAGAGCAGCCACCATGGAAAAGATCAAGGATGCCTGTGAGAACTGGGGCTTCTTTGAGGTATGTCTAAACctccttttcttaaaaaatgctATCTCCCAGCCTTCCAACATTCCTCTTCTTCTAAAAACgggtgttttttgttttgtttcgaaCTCTTTTAGCTATTGAACCATGGCATATCCCATGAGTTCTTGGACACCGTAGAGAGGATGACAAAGGAGCACTACAAGAAATGCATGGAGCAAAGGTTCAAGGAATTGGTGGCAAGCAAAGCCCTTGACGGTGTCCAAACAGAGATCAAAGACTTGGATTGGGAGAGCACCTTCCAGTTACGCCATCTCCCTAAGTCAAACATTGCTGAGATCCCCGATCTCGATGATGAATacaggtatatatatattactatttaATACATGTATCTTAAGGAATATTTTCATCGACTGTGCTGCAGTTTTTTTCCGTATAAAGAAGGGTCAGAATGTGTCccttcaaggtttttttttttttttttcccttcaaaaaagaagctaaaaggGTCATGATTGGTAGTTAATGGAGGTGTTTGTCTGGTAGTAAATGTTAATCTAAATCATTAGTATAATTATTGCTATCAGAATTGTTAGTTGCTAACGTGTCACCTTGTGACTCAAAAATACAAGTAATCGCGTGGCCTGAAGGGGCATGATTAGGTATAATACTAACACACCTTGATATTTaccgcaaaaaaaaaatgattgatacAGGAAGGTGATGAAAGAATTTGCATTGAAGTTGGAGAAACTGGCAGAGGAGCTCCTGGACTTGTTATGTGAGAATCTTGGACTTGAAAAGGGGTACCTCAAAAGGGCTTTCTATGGATCAAACGGTAGTCCAACCTTTGGCACCAAGGTCAGCAATTATCCACCATGCCCCAAACCAGACCTGGTGAAGGGTCTCAGGGCCCACACCGACGCTGGTGGCATCATCTTGCTATTCCAGGATGACAAAGTCAGCGGCCTCCAGCTTCTCAAGGATGGCCAGTGGATTGATGTGCCCCCGATGCGCCACTCCATTGTTGTCAACCTTGGTGACCAACTCGAGGTATATACCCTATACTCTGCCTAAACTACTGTAACCTAGCTAGAATCAAATCTAGCTTACATTTTCTAGCCATACTAAATTCTCTGGATATGTAGGTAATCACCAATGGCAAGTATAAGAGTGTGGAGCACAGAGTGATTGCTCAAACGGATGGCACTAGGATGTCAGTAGCTTCTTTCTATAACCCTGGAAGTGAAGCAGTTATCTATCCAGCACCAGCTTTGGTGGAGAAGGAagcagaagagaagaaaaacgtGTACCCAAAATTTGTATTTGATGACTACATGAAGCTGTATGCTGGCCTCAAATTCCAGGCCAAGGAGCCAAGATTTGAAGCCATGAAAGCTGTAGAAACCACTGTCAATCTGGGTCCAATTGCAACTGCTTAATCTTCTTCGAGGAGGATTTGGAGTcgtcttatttttattttttaagagtcgTCCAAGGTCTTTCTAGTAGATTCTGTTGCTTCCATAAAGATATCAGTTTCGTGTAGTACCGAGTGTCAATTTGTTCCATGTAGAAAATTACCTTGATtactatattataaataaacattatttcacagaaataatttatattttactgCCCTTTTCCTTCAAGCTATCCTTCTATTCGTGTGTAAAGCCATAAGCTCCTTCCAAGTTCTTCCCTGAGGAAACACAAGAACAATGCAACCTAGCAGTACATTCTGTTACCATAAATAAACCATCAAAGATAACGAATGAGATGCACAAGATGAGGGGTGAAGGGAAAGCAAGCACAAACACATGTGACAGTCACTTTCATAAAAACCTCATTCCATTCGTTAGATTTCATTTCCTAGGCAAGGAGTTACTGTAAGAGTTCATCTTGAACCATACGAAACTCTCAGGTAGTTAAAGAACATATATCTAATGATGTTTCCATCTTATTCAATTTAACCTATAATCTATCAGAAAATGAATGTTAAAATGTTTCAGTTAGCAACTAATTCCGTAAAAAAAGATCAATCGTTTGTATGGATTAAGATGGCTGCAACCCAAATTGCATCAAGGGgaaatcattatcaattatagGGAATCTTTGCTTAATTTATGAGCTGGGTAGAAATTCTTATCCAAGCGATGTTGTGCTCTGCATCTTGCAGAGTAGCAGCACATGCATCACTAAATTGCTTGTGACCATTTCATGGGACAGCCATGGTCTCTTGCCCAAGAAAGCAACCGTCACTACAATCCATTGTATAGTTAAgccaaaaaagaaatggaaaaatctAGAGTCCGCAATGGTTCATGTCCAATGATTGAAGTTTGCCGTAGCTACTATTCGTAATAGAATAAGTTAATGACAAAAGATAATAtgattatttaagataattatttatgCTTACCACCCAGCAAGATGACGGTTTAAGTCCCACAAAAAAGCTTCTTTATGTTAAAGGAACTTGAAATCCAGTGGAAAAGCTAGCATGCATCCCTGAGAATAAAGACCACTCTGCACCAAACAAAGCCTCTCTTTTGCTTTTAATCATAACTGGAATCCTCTCAGGTCCACTCtcaaagacaaaataaattcagaaaCATATCAGCGTGTTTTAGTGTCAGCATTATCATTGGGTTTAGGATATGTAATGGGCCTCTCCGACATTAAGGCGCACCATACTACATAGTTTTACGTTCGAGTTTTCTTTACTTGGCATAGTTTAGTCCACGTTATATTGTTATTAACTCTCTATCCTCTTGCTTCGATATTTAGATCGTGCTGTTGTAACTTCTACTAATTGGACAGTGAGCTGTAACTCATTGACATGCTACCTACCATCTCTGTCCATCCACACTTGCTGCGGTACTCGAGTTGGGGGTCCATGAAAACAAAAGATAAGAAACTTGGATAAGTGCAGCGTTTAGATCTTGATTGAATATGAGTAATTCGAGGAAAGTGGTATAGTATCAATTACTTTTACTTCCATAGTTATTATTTcagttttcttataaatttgaaagaaaccAAATACAGGTAAAGTAAGTACATTCCTTCAGCAATTTGATAAAGCTCCAATCACCATCGCGTCTTGTCAGATTCTCCCATCATTTATTGTCTCCCAGTAGATAGAAGTTAGAAGCCAGTTTCAAGAATTGCTGCCTATCATACTATTATTGTACTTTTGTTAGGGGCCTGGGTGCAACAGTAGTGCACCAACGAACACATTGCTTGGAAGACGCATGGAGCACTGGTAGCCCGCGCGGACAGTACTGGCAAAATCGACGGTCAGCGTGCAATGACTTGTGTGAGTAAAGAGTTCATGCTGAAAAGAACGTGGAGTTGGGCGACGGATTATCCAAGTCAAGTGGTACTAACAATTGGCTAGTTGATTTATGGGTGGCAAACCAAGGAAGTTACAACATAGATTAGTGGGTGGTTATCGAACAGTTACAAGCGTGATCAGTTGTGAAggaaaattgaccaaatcatggTGGACTTGTTAACTGACGTGGGACATCGCTGGAGGTGTCCTAAAAACCACCAAGTTCATAGGAATATGCGGTGAACTGCCCAAGCATTGTTTGTTTGCTTGTGTGTTCTTCTTGTTTATAACGAGTGAGAGTGTAGAAAACCACCATCGAGATGTGAAACACCTAGTTCTAAGCAAGCATATTAGCGAGTAAATGAGAAAAGCTTGGATCTAGTTGGGGATAGATTGACGCGCAGTGCGTTGAAATTCGAGTAAAAAAATTCACTCCTATTACAGGTGGTATTATAGTGCAATTCTGCCTTGAAGCCTTGAAAGCTTTGTGGCCCAAGTTCGTATGCCATGTAATCACGTGACTATTGAAACAGTTTGAGAGAGACTACAGACACATCTTGAAGGCTTGATAGGGCCTATTACAAAGGACGAAGATTTCTTAATAAATGGTAGGCTAATCATAGCCATGGAAAACACTGAAAAGGCTTAGAGGTAGTACATTGATCTTGCGACAGAAACAAGTCGACG harbors:
- the LOC7468528 gene encoding 1-aminocyclopropane-1-carboxylate oxidase, which gives rise to MEFPVISMEKLNGEERAATMEKIKDACENWGFFELLNHGISHEFLDTVERMTKEHYKKCMEQRFKELVASKALDGVQTEIKDLDWESTFQLRHLPKSNIAEIPDLDDEYRKVMKEFALKLEKLAEELLDLLCENLGLEKGYLKRAFYGSNGSPTFGTKVSNYPPCPKPDLVKGLRAHTDAGGIILLFQDDKVSGLQLLKDGQWIDVPPMRHSIVVNLGDQLEVITNGKYKSVEHRVIAQTDGTRMSVASFYNPGSEAVIYPAPALVEKEAEEKKNVYPKFVFDDYMKLYAGLKFQAKEPRFEAMKAVETTVNLGPIATA